A genomic segment from Conger conger chromosome 2, fConCon1.1, whole genome shotgun sequence encodes:
- the LOC133121492 gene encoding 5-hydroxytryptamine receptor 7, whose translation MISETLDPRLLIVQDTTPTTLPTSNVMENDTRCGEQILRHGNVEKVLIGAILTMLTFLTICGNLLVVISVCFVKKLRQPSNYLIVSLAVADLSVALAVMPFVSITDLIGGQWIFGQVFCNVFIAMDVMCCTASIMTLCVISIDRYLGITKPLTYPVRQSGKCMAKIVLSVWLLSASITLPPLFGWAQNVNDDKVCLISQDVGYTIYSTAVAFYIPISVMLIMYYRIYRAAKVSAAKHTIAGFPRAEDESANCVTAALKLQREVEECTSFSRLLKNDRKNISIFKREQKAATTLGIVVGAFSVCWLPFFLLSTARPFICGVECSCIPFWVERTLLWLGYANSLINPFIYAFFNRDLRTTYRNLLRCKYRNINRKLSAASMQEALKLAERPDLVL comes from the exons ATGATTTCTGAGACCCTCGACCCACGTCTCTTAATCGTGCAAGACACAACGCCTACCACTTTGCCAACTTCCAATGTGATGGAGAATGATACAAGATGCGGGGAACAGATTCTGCGCCACGGTAACGTGGAGAAGGTGTTAATAGGGGCAATTCTCACCATGCTTACTTTTCTGACGATTTGCGGAAACTTGTTGGTTGTcatatctgtgtgttttgttaaGAAGCTGCGACAGCCCTCTAACTATCTGATCGTGTCCCTTGCTGTAGCAGATCTGTCGGTGGCACTGGCCGTGATGCCCTTTGTCAGTATAACAGACCTGATAGGCGGACAGTGGATTTTTGGTCAAGTCTTCTGCAACGTTTTCATTGCCATGGATGTGATGTGTTGCACAGCGTCTATCATGACCCTCTGTGTAATCAGTATCGACAG GTATCTCGGCATTACCAAGCCCCTGACTTACCCTGTAAGACAGAGTGGGAAATGTATGGCCAAGATAGTCCTGTCTGTTTGGCTTTTATCTGCTTCTATTACTTTGCCCCCTTTGTTTGGCTGGGCACAGAACGTGAATGATGACAAGGTGTGCTTAATCAGTCAAGATGTTGGCTACACAATTTATTCCACCGCAGTTGCGTTCTACATTCCGATTTCAGTGATGTTAATAATGTACTATAGAATATACCGAGCTGCCAAGGTGAGCGCGGCGAAGCACACCATCGCCGGCTTCCCACGGGCAGAGGATGAGAGCGCGAACTGCGTCACCGCGGCCCTGAAACTACAGAGAGAAGTGGAGGAGTGCACAAGTTTTTCTCGTCTCCTGAAGAACGACAGGAAgaacatttctattttcaagCGGGAACAGAAGGCGGCGACCACGCTGGGGATAGTAGTGGGGGCCTTCAGCGTCTGCTGGCTGCCTTTCTTCCTGCTCTCCACGGCCCGGCCCTTTATATGCGGCGTGGAGTGTAGCTGCATTCCTTTTTGGGTGGAGAGGACCCTGCTATGGCTGGGCTACGCCAACTCTCTCATCAACCCGTTCATTTACGCATTCTTTAACAGGGACCTCAGGACCACCTACCGTAACCTGCTGCGATGCAAGTACAGGAACATAAACCGAAAGCTTTCTGCTGCCAGCATGCAGGAGGCGCTCAAGCTTGCTGAAAGACCAGACCTGGTACTGTAG